The following proteins are encoded in a genomic region of Pungitius pungitius chromosome 19, fPunPun2.1, whole genome shotgun sequence:
- the gcm2 gene encoding chorion-specific transcription factor GCMb yields MSRAEEREDGDCVCSVGMKFSWDINDPKLPQDTKQFDLFQEWTDGYVRYIYSAEDKNAQRHLSGWAMRNTNNHNCQILKKSCLGVVVCSRGCTLPDGSRLQLRPAICDKARQKQQKKQCPSCNGSLELLPCRGHSGYPVTNFWRVDGKAIFFQAKGVHDHPRPESKSETEARRSSVKRRVSSPPFTPKRRLIETQALGPALLSCVDPSDRISFIEPNFPQHYPAFQSPEPYYNPHNALGEAQPTMQKTANPRIYMGRPGYEFQGYLTSPTYPMTSDLCDPRVTPVLGSSSSSTPLSAPLTSSCSSFDPQTKSPAGWKELLKSSAPYGDNHHYYSTEYPCRYPGNAPGSPAALQTIITTTTKVSYQPCPKPPAQLPSYQSCPKPSAGLPSYQPCAPPKIPGLPSCSSLLDDPSSSYSTEVKVTEESGGVIKSLSFQPEPLQTKTERADGYDYRYAYPNTYRYEDY; encoded by the exons ATGTCCCGAGCAGAGGAGCGTGAGGACGGGgactgtgtgtgttcagttgGGATGAAGTTCTCCTGGGACATCAACGACCCCAAACTACCGCAG gacaCAAAGCAGTTCGACCTGTTCCAGGAGTGGACAGACGGTTACGTTCGATATATCTACAGTG CTGAAGATAAGAATGCGCAGAGACATCTGTCCGGCTGGGCCATGAGAAACACCAACAACCACAACTGTCAGATCCTGAAGAAGTCGTGTTTGGGCGTAGTTGTCTGCTCTCGCGGCTGCACGCTGCCCGACGGCTCCCGGCTCCAGCTCCGCCCGGCCATCTGCGACAAGGCCCGGCAGAAGCAGCAGA AGAAGCAGTGTCCCAGCTGCAACGGCAGTCTGGAGCTGCTGCCCTGCCGCGGCCACAGCGGTTACCCTGTCACCAACTTCTGGAGGGTGGATGGAAAGGCCATCTTCTTCCAG GCAAAAGGAGTCCATGATCATCCCAGACCGGAGTCCAAGTCGGAAACAGAAGCCAGACGAAGTTCAGTGAAGAGACGGGTGAGCTCCCCACCGTTCACACCGAAGAGACGACTCATCGAGACTCAG gCTCTAGGCCCCGCCCTCCTCTCATGTGTCGATCCATCAGACAGAATCTCCTTCATCGAGCCTAATTTCCCGCAGCATTACCCAGCATTCCAGAGCCCGGAGCCTTACTACAATCCCCACAATGCACTAGGAGAGGCTCAACCCACAATGCAGAAAACAGCCAATCCCAGAATTTACATGGGCCGGCCCGGCTATGAGTTCCAAGGATACCTGACGTCGCCTACATATCCCATGACTTCTGATCTCTGTGACCCCAG GGTGACTCCGGTCCTTggttcctcttcttcctccacaccATTGTCGGCTCCCCTCACTtcgtcctgctcctccttcgaCCCCCAGACCAAGTCTCCCGCTGGTTGGAAGGAGCTGCTGAAGAGCTCTGCACCTTACGGGGACAACCACCATTACTACAGCACCGAGTACCCCTGCCGATACCCCGGGAACGCCCCAGGCTCCCCCGCCGCATTGCAGACTATCATCACCACAACAACCAAG GTCTCCTATCAGCCATGTCCCAAGCCTCCTGCTCAGCTTCCTTCCTACCAGTCGTGTCCTAAGCCCTCCGCCGGCCTCCCGTCTTATCAACCCTGTGCTCCTCCTAAAATCCCCGGCCTTCCCAGCTGCTCCTCCCTGCTGGACGATCCCTCCTCCTCGTACTCCACTGAGGTTAAGGTTACGGAGGAGTCGGGTGGAGTGATCAAGTCTCTGTCATTTCAGCCTGAACCTCTGCAGACCAAAACAGAGCGGGCCGACGGCTATGACTATCGCTACGCATACCCCAACACGTATCGCTACGAAGACTACTGA